The Salvelinus namaycush isolate Seneca chromosome 16, SaNama_1.0, whole genome shotgun sequence genome has a segment encoding these proteins:
- the LOC120061394 gene encoding cytosolic sulfotransferase 3-like — protein MENMELPPRPKLFDFHGVSMTHYFTDNWENIQNFQARPDDILIATYPKAGTTWVSYILDLLYFGQTAPERQTSLPIYERVPFLESDFHILPPGTELADKLSTSPRLIKTHLPVQLVPKSFWEQNCRVVYVARNAKDNAVSYFHFDRMNQAEPEPGDWNNFLQRFMDGKMVFGPWYDHVTGWWERKETHSKLHYVFYEDMVEDTGRELDRLCSFLGLFPSAEEKEKVRGGVQFDTMKKNSMANYSTVPIMDFKISPFMRKGKVGDWKNHFTVAQSEQFDEDYKKKMKNTTVQFRTVV, from the exons ATGGAAAAT ATGGAGCTGCCACCTCGACCAAAACTCTTTGACTTCCACGGAGTCTCCATGACCCACTATTTCACTGACAACTGGGAGAACATACAAAACTTCCAGGCCAGGCCAGATGATATCCTCATCGCCACTTACCCCAAAGcag gTACCACATGGGTCTCCTACATTCTAGACCTGCTGTATTTTGGTCAGACAGCCCCTGAGCGTCAGACTTCACTGCCTATCTATGAGAGAGTGCCATTCCTGGAGAGTGACTTCCATATTCTCCCTCCAG GAACGGAGCTGGCAGACAAGTTATCCACCTCTCCTCGCCTCATCAAGACTCACCTCCCAGTCCAGTTGGTGCCCAAGTCCTTCTGGGAGCAGAACTGTAGG gtagTGTATGTGGCCCGTAATGCCAAGGACAATGCAGTGTCTTATTTCCACTTTGACCGCATGAACCAGGCCGAGCCAGAGCCAGGAGACTGGAACAACTTCTTACAGAGATTCATGGATGGAAaga TGGTGTTTGGTCCCTGGTATGACCATGTGACTGGCTGGTGGGAGAGGAAAGAGACTCACTCAAAACTCCACTACGTTTTCTATGAGGATATGGTTGAG GATACGGGGAGAGAGCTGGACAGGCTGTGCTCCTTCCTAGGTTTGTTTCCTTcagcagaggagaaggagaaggtgagaggaggagtgcaGTTTGATACTATGAAGAAAAACAGCATGGCCAACTATTCCACCGTCCCAATCATGGATTTCAAGATCTCTCCATTCATGCGAAAAG GAAAGGTTGGTGACTGGAAGAACCATTTCACTGTGGCCCAGAGTGAACAGTTTGATGAAGACTataagaagaagatgaagaacaCCACCGTACAGTTCCGCACTGTAGTCTAG